From the Helianthus annuus cultivar XRQ/B chromosome 17, HanXRQr2.0-SUNRISE, whole genome shotgun sequence genome, the window taacactccctgttcggatcccatcttctcgttTTCTTCGCTTCCAAATAGATACGAGAGATTCTaatgattctgttttcagcaatcattttcctataattatacttctgctcttcagtacgatcgtctttccacggaataggttcatttttcgccatgaatgcgtaaccgaCCGCATATTCTTCTAgtagaacctctttgctccaatcatacccctcatcatcataaatcaccgcaagagctctagatttctctctgttgtcttcaccctgcttcaatctaggcggctcagatttattctgatggtatattgccttcttgtagtaatcatctctgaaaggattctccgactcatcagcatacgcgtttctgcattctcgcttgaagtgacccttctgcttacacttgaagcaagtcACCTTTGATTTATCGAAACCCAACttagtagatggaccaccaattgtcttcctaCCGGTAATTTCAATAAAACGTTGTACGACGAACAGCActagccatagcccaacgaatatcgattaactccatttcttcaggatctatttgatcatagtcctctttcgtcAGGTTTGTGTTACCgatcttcccagctactaacccttcatatgattccaacactgacgccaagaaaaccatctgctgcttagccgactcctcgtcaaaattctgagcattctttagatctattgcgatgttgcattgaaacttagcatcagaatgacttgcagatgatgaagatccactgtgataaccactgtgatttccacaGCTTTGactactttgactttctttgcttgctgtcgacacattctcagcagaaaacgcagttttgggagaagttgcttttggcatcatgcttttcggataatatagatccaaattctgttgataagatgagtgattgactttgtatgtcttcttcagttccagtTCGTGGCTTttaagtctctcaatcaccaaatccacagtcaactttGCAGGTTCAATAGTGTTTCTCAGcataagcgcataatatctccaatctatctcgtctggtaatgaatcgaacagtttgtcaacaagttcttcatcaggatatctgatatcatgtcttgctaattctagcttcagatgaccaaacctttctatcattttacaaactgactcgttcttgagacaaccaaacatatcaaactctttcctaagaagtttctttttacttttcacaatttcagtacttcctagacatttcttttctAGCTTTTGCCAAAGATCTTTTGCAATTGAATAATCGATCAAAGAGATTATGTCCTCCCGAACAGACTGAAATAACAAAgccacacatttttgctcagctACAAATGCATCAATCTCTTCAGCTGATCTTAACGTTTCACCATTTCTGTTTCCATTGACATAAccgttcttcaaacttttccagctgagaaatgcgaatgccatcagccaatcttcaaacttcctagaccaccgactgtattcctcgatagccattagctttgggggtttattgaatgttccgaaggcaccttccgattcccaagcttcctttttcttttctttcggcggattctcattttctttgcttgatgaagtatcatcgtttccggaatttcccgtgaacgcgtacatgtcgctgaacggattcaagaatatatcatccatcttgagtATTTCTGCAAAAAcagccaacacttagaaaaattttcgaagtTTTTTAACGAtgtgacaaatgagcgaaactatagttgtccgaataagcgaaaccaaaagtgttcaaataagcggaccagattATGTCTGGATAAGTGGACCAGATTATGTCCGGATAAGCGGACCTATCaattgtccgttcgagcggaagtgcctagtgtccgttcgagcggaactCACTTGTTCAAATGAGCGAACTGGATATGATCAAATAAGCGGATCTATAATATCCATTCGAGCGAATCTAccttgttcgttcgagcggatctaccttgttcgaataagcgaaaGTACCGTATGAGCGAACCTAAGTGGTTATTTCGAGCGGATCTAGCGATGTTCGTAAAAGCGGAACAATGATTTTAGctgattttaaccatttttaagccgtgttttaacttgaaactttctagggtttgttaaatgtatgtttcacacgttatactcaaatttcaggccatttcaaccgtaggaaccacttcaaatcgaaaaagtatgagagaaagagagtagaaatgagagaattcggtagaatcaagctgtagtagtatgaactcctcgtcctgagctctgataccacttgttggaccgtgttccgaccctaaacagtcagttgagaacgttcatcttcatgtacgaaggcggaatcaacgtaaatgaagttacaacagctattcctattcaatttcttctcttttattgctttctgatactGATTTAACAGAGTTCGGTTACACATGCAATGATACAGGTCCGCCCAACGTTACATGCACAAATGAACACATCAGGTATATATAGTGtggtgtggttcgcttatatggactgccgaataagcgaacctaccAATCTTGACACAAAAGGGGACCACCTGATGtacctataagcgaacctatgtcTATCCTATgttcataaaagcggacctatcaaCATACAAactaattttgactttctagatcctatgttgacctatcttgacttaagacgtaatgcagacgtagtcaacagacattccatgcatcaacataaCTATTGAATTTTGGTTGTAGAAGCGCGCCTTTACCAAGCTGCCTTTCCCACTTTTGTTGGATCAATGGGCGTACGCCCGTTGAAGTCGGATGAGCAGTATTGGTACGAAACGATCAAGTCACGCTTCATGTACCCTGTTGCTGGAGCCTTTGCCAATCCTCCTACCGCTACTGAAGGTGCGCATCTTCCCAATCCCCGAACCTTGCGAGCTGTGACCTTGACTGGGAAAGAAATTGTTTacctttccagcgaggagtctatAGGGTCTTCGAATGGGGAGCTAAATTCGCGGTCTgacatctttgcaggtgtgttgcgcgacttGGGGATTGATccagaagaaaagaagaaaaaccCTAACAAGCGGAAGAAGGTGATTACCTTAGACGCTGAGGTGACCAGCCGGAAGTGCGGGAGTAGCCGCGTAACTGCTGGTGTTGCTGACAAAGGTACTCTCCGCCTTCGTCAAAGTAACTTGGAAGATTACGTTATTATCAGTGACTCATTTGAAGGTTTGTCGCGTATAGGCGAGAAGAAGACCGGAGCTGCTGGCTCAAGGAGCTCAGGGAGCACGGGTTCTCGAAACCCAGATGCTGGAGCTACTCCGTCTTCTATCGCGCAtgatgaagaggaggaagaagaggaagaggagcaTGCTGCCAAGTTGGTGAGCAGGAAAAGAAGTAGAACTGAGACCACAGCTGGTGTGTCTGCTGCGCTGAAGGCTGGAGGGGTTCCCTTGATCGGGAAGCAGAGCAACTTGCGCTCTCTGTATAAATCCTCCGTTTTTGCAGAGGCCAAAAAAAGGACCCCTGAAAAGAAGGGTGTTGTTATTATAGATCCTCAGGAGCCGGCGCAGAAGAAAACCAAGGTTACCATCAAACCCTTCAAGACTGCTGGAGTAGAGTctgagaaggagaagaagaaggCTGGCGAGAAGCCTGTTGATAAGGCTGCTGAGAAGGAGAAGGAAAGGGAGAAAAAGAAGGCTGCTGAGAAGCCTATTGCTGAACCAAAGGAGACCGGGGTCGCTGCTATAACTGCACCTGAAAAAACGCAGGGTCCGGTGGTCGTCTATATCACAGGGCTTGACCAGCCCGTTCATGAGAGAGGGAAAGGTCCGGAAGTTGAGAAACTGACTACACCTGCGTCGGCCGATGCCCCCGTTCGAACTGCTCAAGTAACTTCTACTACTAGGGGATCAGGTTCTGCTATTCACAAGGAGAAAACTGCTGCTGCTGGTGGCGCGAGTTCTGGTGGTGCTGGAGGGTTTGTACCGCAATCTCCCATCGGCCCTAAAGATACTGTGGGTGATCTTTACTACAAGACTTATACTGAGGAGGCGCGCGGCAACGCTCCACACCAAGCTCCGTGGGGTCTAAAGCAGAAGGATACTTTTATGGAGTTTGCAGCATGTCGTGGCTGGTTCTTAAATTCCATCCCTCCTGGTGAAGTTAACCGCCAAAGGGCGCGAACCCATGATGGGCTGTACCAGGCCTATGTTGTTGGAGAGGCCAATACTCGTGCCGCCAATCACCAGATCGTGCGAGAATGGCGCACAATGGTCAAGGAGCGGGCGGATTGGGAAAAGTATCGTGAGCGCCTGGTGAGGCAGGTTAAAGATTATGAGAAGGCTAAGGCTGCCTTTGTCGAAGAGAAGGCCAAGTTTGAATCTGATAGGAAATCAGAAGAGTGGGGCCGTGAAGGCCTTAGGGCAAACTTTGTGTTGCTGAAGATCTGCTGGCGTAGGAGAAGGCTGAATGGAAGAAGATTTGTGAGAAAGATAATCATCGCATGTATGCGGCGCGAGCGAAGATCACTGAACTTGAGGGTAAGGTTGCCCGAGCTGACCGGAAAGGTCGAAGATGCGTAGGCTGCTAAGGAGCGTGCTGAGGTTCGGAAAGCGTTCACCTTTTCTGTCCTTGTGCTTTTTGTTTGCAAAATTATCTAAGTCCTTTATCCTTTGCAGGTTGAGCTGGCTGAGCTGAAAACGCAGTTATCGGGTAAGGACAAGGACATGACGGCCAAGGACGTCGAGATTGCAGAGTTGAAACGTCGCCTGCAAGAGTAGGTTGACAAAAGTGAGTCCTTGGAGATCGACCTTGAAGCTGAGAAGGGAAAAAGCTGCTTCTGCTGAGGAGGCTAGGCAAAAGGCTGTGGAGGCGCGCGCCATAAGCTCATCTGCCCTCAATGTGGCGCAAAATAACTATTCTGAGTTCCAGGGCATTGTTGACATGCTGGTCGCCGAAGCTGAATGGATGCGTGGCAGAGGATTAGTTCTGGTATTGTTCTTTTCTTTACTTAGgctttattttttaaaatcaatTTCTCATTCGTTTCTTTTGCTATAGATGGCCAACTCCATCCTAAATGCTGGGGAACTAGATGGAGCTGTTGCTGCTCTCATAGATGCCTCCCGCGCGGTTGGTCACTGTGGAGGTTATCTGGAGTGTGCGCAGCATGTTGAAGAGGTGTTTGGGCAAGAGTTTGATACTAGTCATTGCTCAATGACCAATGAAGCTGATGCCGAGCTGGCTCGCACTGAAAATGCTTATGATCATCTACCGCTGCCTGTGATGGACTTGGTCGCAAAGGCTCTAGAGCATGACGACTGGTGCCAACGTTTAAAAGCCATTCTCGACCCACCAGAAACTATTGCATTATCTGATGAGGAGGAACCGGCGGGCAATGATGGTGATGTTGATGGCGATGGCGATGGTGATGGTGACAAgcatgacgatgatgatgatggtgacgGTTATGAATGAATAGCGTTGACAGGCTTTTGTGCCTTGTAGTTTGTTTTTAGATGTTAAATGTAACCCGTTGCGCGGTCGCGCTTATTTTGGATTGAATCAATGATGGCTTGCTTCTATGTAACTATTGCGCGGTTACGCTTGTTGAATATGATGTTTTAagtttgttttcttttttgtctAGTTACAATTATTTCACTGTTgttagaaactttggttaagttagcgcgaataaatgtaagtgtggcTCTTGTGCGAGTGTAACTGCCCGGTCTCGGGCTATGTTCGCGGAGTACCTTGGAGGCATGACTCGAGAGCTCGTAATttactgaagtgttttcgtgctaatcaaaagtttaacatgcatttgtaatgTAGAAGTCATCgtgataaaagaaaacataaggcTTATGCTTTCATTGATTAAGAAACAGGCGCTTAGGCCAACATACATCGCATGCAAATAACATAAAGGGCATTTAGCCAACATAAGAGTGGGTAGAGGCGCAAGGCCGAGAGTAGTTACATATAGCACTTACGCAGTTGTTGCACGTTCCACGTGCGCGGGATTATGTATCCATCCAGAGTGCGCAATTTGTATGCCCCTTTCCCTAGCACCTCGTGTAttaagtatgggccttcccatttgggtgctagtTTTCCTGGGCGTTCGGCGTTTGAAGCTTCATTGTCTCTAAAGACATATTCTCCTGGAGTGAAGGCACAAATGCGTACTCTTGCATTGTAATACCTTTCCAACTGTGTCTTTTACTTGGCTTCTTTGATTCGCGCTATTTCGCGCCTATACTCGAGTAAATCCAAGTCAAGAAGACGCTCTGCCTCGTTATCGATTGTGCTGACTGCTGTCAAGCGCGGCGAGGGCAAGCCGATTTCAGTTGGGATAATTGCCTCCGagccatagactaggctaaaAGGAGTTTCGCCAGTACTTGTTTtcggcatggttcgatgagcccacaggatgcttgggagctcatctacccaaCCTCTTCTCTTTGTGCCCAGACGGGCCTTTATCCCGTCGATGATACTTTTGTTTACACTCTCCACCTGCCCGTTACCTTGAGAGTGCACAACGGAGGAGAAAGTGTGTTCGATTTTCATCTCTTTCATCCACTTCTGGAGGTCGTCAGacgcaaagttggtgccattgtcaGTTACAATCTTGAATGGGAGGCCAAACTTGCAGATGATGTATTCCCAAATAAACTTGCGCACAATCATTGCAGTAGTTGAGGTGAgagctttggcctccacccattTAGTAAAATAGTCGACAGCAATGATTATGAACTTGACGGCACCAGGAGCTTCGGGGAAAGGTCACACCATATCAATCCCCCACTACTGAAAAGGCCAAGCAGTGGATACATGGATAAGATCGTTTTTCGGGCGCAGGGTTTTTGGGGAATGCCTTTGACATGAGTCGCATTTGCGCAGCTATTTTAGAGCGTCGACGGGCATCCCTGGCCAGTAGTATCCAGCGTTCATAATCTTCGCAACAACCATGCACGGGCCCGCATGGATGCCCCAGATTCCTTCTTGAATCTCCCTGATCAAGTAATTTGCATCTTGAGGGTCTACGCAGCGCAATAGTGGCCCTAACATGGATTTTCGGTATAGGATACCGCCATTCATCTCATAATGCAAGGCCTTGTTCTGAATCTTCCTTGCCTCTGCTTTGCTTTCAGGGAGTATTCCTTCTTGCAAATACTGGATTATAGGGGTCATCCAGGATGGCTTCCCTATCTCGATCACATTTACTTGACGCAACAAAACTGACGGGTTTTTGAGTACTTCAATTCTTACATCTTTGGCGAGATTTTGGAAAGCGGTTGAAGCGAGCTTGCTCAATGCGTCTGCTGGTTTGTTTTCAGAGCGATTGTTGTGAACTACTTTGTATGACTTGAATTATTGGAGTAATTCTTTCGCCTGGTCCAAATACAAAGCCATGACTTCACCTTTCGCATCATATAATCCATTGACCTGACTTGATATTAGCAATGAGTCAACAAGAGCTTGTAAGTTTTGGgctcccattttgatggcgaggCGCAGGCCTGCCAAGAATGCTTCATATTCCGCCTCATTGTTGGTATTCTTGAAATCCAACTTGATGGCGTATGTAAATTCATGTTTCTCGGGGCTAACGAGGCGCAATCCGGCTCCTGCTCCATCTTCGTTTGAAGCCCCATCAGTGTATAACAGCCACAATCCGTCTGATGTATTTTTTAATGGGAGTATCCACCACTTCGCAATCTTTGATTTTATCCTCTGGGACTTCTATGATGAAGTCCGCTAGGACTTGACCCTtgatggctgggcgcggcctgtAGAGAATATTGTGGCCCCCCAGCTCGATTGCCTACTTTGCTAGGCGCCCTGACGTTTCTGGCTTTTATAGTATAGTTCCGATGTGAAAGTTGGTGAGTATTGTGATCACGTGCCCTGTAAAGAATCTGCGCACCCTTCTAGAGGCGTGTAGCAGTGCAAGTACCAACTTTTCCATTGTCGAATATCTCGTTTCTAGATCAGTAAGCACCCTACTGACGTAATAAATTGGAGTCTGGACTCCATCTCTCTCCACCAGTAATACCGACCCAACTTCCTTGTCCGAAGAAAACAAGTACAGGATGAGTGGTTCCTTTTCGAACGACGCAGTCAATGTAGGGAGCTTTATCAGACACTCTTTCATTTGCTGGAAAGCGACTTCTGCTTCGGGAGTCCACTTAAACTCTTGTTTTTTCACACAGTTGCGTAGAGTGCTGATAAAAGGATATGACTTTGCAGCGAGATTGGACAGAAAACGGTTAAGCGCGGCCAGGCGGCCGGCCAACCTTTGCATTTCCTTGATTGTTCGCGGTCATGGCATCCGCTCTATTGCTTGAACTTTTTCTGGATTAACTTTAAAATCGCCATTTGTAACCACGAAGCCCAAGAAATTGCCTTCTTCCATACCAAAGGAACATTTGGCTGGATTCAGTTTCATATTCACGCTTCTCAACGAGTTGAACGTTTTCACAATGTCTTTTAACATTTGGTCTTCCTCGAGACTCTTGATTACCAGATCATCGATGTAAACCTCGATATGCTTCCCAATATCACCAGCGAAGGTCTTATCCATCAGGCGTTGGTATGTTGCGCCAGCGTTTTTGAGGCCGAACGGCATCTTTGTGTAACATAAGATCCCGAGATCGGTCCGAAAAGCTGTCTTGTCTTCGTCCTCAAGCTTCGTTTGGACTTGATGATATCCCTTGTAACAATCTAAGAAGCATTTCCATCTGTATGGTACGAGAGAGTCTATCTTTTtgtcgatctcaggcaaggaGTAGCAGTTTTTAGGGCATGCATTGTTGAGATCGATATAATCAACGGACATTCTCCATCCTCCGTTCGACTTCTCTACCATCACGGGGTTTGCGACCCAGCTTTGATAGCGCACCTCTCTCAAGATCCCTACCTTCAGCAGCTCGCATACTTGTTCATTCATTGCTTTAGTCTTATCCGCCCCTAAGCCTTTGTACTTTTGGCTCAACGAAGGGACAAGTGTTCAGAAAATGTTCAGTAATGtcgcgcgggacaccggtcatgtcagCCGGAGTCCAGGCGAAGATATCCATAATTCTGAACAAGAGTTGCTTAAGGTGCGTTCTGATGTTTGGTGAGATTGCGTGGCCTATCGTCACCGCTTGCTCTGGATATTTGCGGTTTAAAACCCACTTTTCTGGACATTACTTCATTTTTTGCATAAATAATTGCCACCCCCGTCTCAGTTGGAAACCCGATGGCTGAGTGGGGTGTGGAAGTTACCATGTTTAGTTCGCCTTGGGTTTCTCTCCTAATCAACACATCATGCCTTGATTTGACAGGCATTACCATGAAGTTTACATTTGGCCTAACGGGAAGCCCATTTCGTTGCAAAATCCTGACAGAGGGTAGTCAACTGGCTCAAGTCTCGCTTTATCTTCATTATCAAACTGATTGAAGCATTGCTCATAGATGATGTCGGCTGTACTTCCTGGATCAATGAAGATGTATTCCGTTTCATAATGACCAATAATACCGGTAATGACAACGGGGCACGTGGCGCGGGGCCCCCCGCGTACTACCAGGAAAATGACCTGTTGCTCTTGCCAAGATGGCTCATACGGGCGCTTGATTTTATCTCTTGCGCTATatcttggtccgttgaccatATGAGTTTCCAGGCGCCAGACTTTCTTGTGATTCCCATCATCGTGGCGCTAGATCTGGCGTGTTTCTTTACGCACGTTTTTCACCAGGTGGCTTAGCTTTCCGCTTTTTAGCGCTTTCTCGATCTCTTGACGTAAGCTGATACAGTCATCTGTAAGATGGCCTGTATCcttgtgaaaatcgcagtacaagttCGGGTCTTGACCCTTCTTGTTCGTCATAGGCCTTGGAGCCTTGAAGTCGTGGTTCTCCGTCATCAGCACCTCTTTTGGTGTTTttatgagcggagtccagtgttttTCTCGGTTATCATCCCTGACTGCTTTCCGATACCCAATTCTGTCAATCGtttctcgcgcatcttctctATAGCACGGTCTCTCCTCGTAACCCCTTGGTTTTCCGGATTTCCAATCATGACCTTTGTTCTTATTGCGCTTGTTGTTATCACGCGAGCTTCCCTTGGAAAATCGATCCTCAGTGTAAGAGTTCTTGTTACCGGCCAATGACTCTTCAGTTTGGGCAACTATTTTCGCAGCCTCCATGAGCTTATCCCATTCTTTGGGCATTCCATCTTTTCCAGTGATAGTCCTGATGAGGCTATCACAGCGAATGGCTTTCTTGAAGTGAGCGCGCATGAGTTGTTCACTTACACCATCGATTTCCAAACACTTCTTGTTAAAGCGAGTGATGAAGTCTTCCAATCCTTCGTTCTCTATACGCCAAATGTCTGTTACCTCGGCTGTGTCACGCTGGTAACATCTTTGTTGGCTGAAGTGGTTTACAAACAGTGTTCTGAAATCAACCCACGAACTGATTTTTCCAGGCGggaggctgtcaaaccaggcgcgagcagccCCAGTAA encodes:
- the LOC110924413 gene encoding uncharacterized protein LOC110924413, with amino-acid sequence MFTGAARAWFDSLPPGKISSWVDFRTLFVNHFSQQRCYQRDTAEVTDIWRIENEGLEDFITRFNKKCLEIDGVSEQLMRAHFKKAIRCDSLIRTITGKDGMPKEWDKLMEAAKIVAQTEESLAGNKNSYTEDRFSKGSSRDNNKRNKNKGHDWKSGKPRGYEERPCYREDARETIDRIGYRKAVRDDNREKHWTPLIKTPKEVLMTENHDFKAPRPMTNKKGQDPNLYCDFHKDTGHLTDDCISLRQEIEKALKSGKLSHLVKNVRKETRQI